A part of Terriglobus roseus genomic DNA contains:
- a CDS encoding SDR family NAD(P)-dependent oxidoreductase, with amino-acid sequence MAENLFDLTGQVAVVTGASRGLGQYFSRALGRAGAKLIVTSRKAGDCDAFIAELAAMNIEAKALVLDVRDEASIKAFAEAAPKQFGKVDILVNNAGMNIRKRALEVTWDDWNAILDTNLRGPFFVAQAIARHMIAQGYGRIINVGSVTSVRGSAGLGPYGASRGGIKQLTMSLADDWGEHGITVNVLAPGWFKTNQNKAMYEDEGWVEYLVERIPMKRPGAPNDLDGAVVFLASEASRYVTGQTILIDGGISVGATRALVKK; translated from the coding sequence ATGGCAGAAAACTTGTTTGATCTAACCGGCCAAGTGGCCGTTGTGACGGGCGCATCCCGCGGTCTAGGACAATACTTCTCACGCGCTCTCGGTCGTGCTGGAGCGAAGCTGATCGTCACATCGCGCAAGGCCGGCGATTGCGATGCGTTCATTGCAGAGCTTGCAGCGATGAACATCGAAGCAAAGGCTCTCGTGCTCGATGTACGCGATGAAGCCAGCATTAAGGCATTCGCAGAAGCCGCACCAAAGCAGTTCGGCAAGGTCGACATCCTGGTCAACAACGCAGGCATGAACATCCGCAAGCGCGCGCTGGAAGTCACATGGGATGACTGGAACGCCATCCTCGACACGAATCTGCGTGGCCCCTTCTTTGTGGCACAAGCCATTGCACGACACATGATCGCACAGGGTTACGGTCGCATCATCAATGTGGGTTCCGTAACCAGCGTGCGTGGCTCCGCTGGACTTGGACCATATGGCGCAAGCCGCGGCGGCATCAAGCAACTCACCATGTCACTCGCAGACGATTGGGGCGAGCACGGCATCACCGTCAACGTCCTCGCGCCCGGATGGTTCAAGACCAACCAGAACAAGGCCATGTATGAGGATGAAGGCTGGGTTGAGTATCTGGTCGAACGCATCCCGATGAAGCGTCCCGGCGCACCCAACGATCTGGACGGAGCAGTAGTCTTCCTAGCCAGTGAAGCATCCCGCTACGTCACAGGACAGACCATCCTGATCGACGGCGGCATCTCAGTAGGCGCAACGCGCGCACTGGTGAAGAAGTAA
- a CDS encoding Gfo/Idh/MocA family protein, translating to MRSALRLLSLVLLTALAPSVRAQTASAGKPIRVAIVGLVHGHVSGTLNGFVTNPNPNVQLVAIEEPDTALTKKYVDRFHLESIPTYSDLETMLNKEKPDAILMYIRNSEHPKVAIAAAKHHVSSIMEKPMAISVPEALAMRKAAQQYNVHILTNYDTSYFPSNNAAIAMAQDGKLGTLHKMVFYAGHAGPLHSAPEFVAWLTDPEQNGAGALYDFGCYGADLVTFMLKGQMPISVTAVAQTDNEKNYPKVDDDATIIIRYPKFQAVLLPSWEWSFSSTRKDLELFGEEGQVKTVGHEDVSVQLKGDKTATQSAAPAVNPNRDSSLDYLVAVLRNQVDDHWLPGSLDTNMVAVQIMDAARESVKTGKTVELKPLP from the coding sequence ATGCGTTCCGCTCTCCGACTGCTTTCTCTTGTTCTGCTCACAGCGCTCGCGCCCTCCGTACGAGCACAAACCGCCTCTGCAGGAAAGCCGATCCGCGTGGCCATCGTCGGCCTGGTGCACGGCCATGTAAGCGGCACTTTGAATGGATTCGTAACCAACCCCAATCCCAATGTTCAGCTCGTAGCCATTGAAGAACCGGACACCGCGCTCACAAAGAAATATGTGGATCGCTTTCACCTCGAGTCGATCCCCACATACAGCGACCTGGAGACGATGCTCAACAAGGAAAAGCCGGATGCGATTCTCATGTACATCCGGAACAGCGAGCACCCAAAAGTCGCGATCGCAGCCGCGAAGCATCATGTAAGCAGCATCATGGAAAAGCCAATGGCCATCTCCGTGCCCGAGGCACTGGCCATGCGCAAAGCCGCGCAGCAATACAACGTGCACATCCTCACCAACTACGACACCAGCTATTTCCCCAGCAACAACGCTGCGATTGCCATGGCTCAGGACGGCAAGCTGGGCACCCTGCACAAGATGGTGTTTTACGCAGGCCACGCCGGACCGCTGCACTCCGCACCGGAATTTGTCGCATGGCTTACCGACCCGGAACAGAACGGCGCAGGCGCGCTCTATGACTTCGGCTGCTACGGCGCCGATCTCGTGACCTTCATGCTGAAAGGCCAAATGCCCATCAGCGTAACCGCCGTTGCGCAAACCGACAACGAAAAGAACTATCCCAAGGTCGATGACGACGCGACCATCATCATCCGCTATCCAAAATTCCAGGCCGTCCTGCTGCCCAGTTGGGAGTGGAGCTTCTCATCCACACGTAAGGACCTCGAGCTGTTCGGCGAAGAGGGACAGGTCAAGACCGTCGGCCACGAGGATGTGTCCGTGCAGCTGAAGGGAGACAAGACGGCAACGCAGTCCGCGGCACCGGCTGTGAATCCGAATCGCGACAGCTCGTTGGATTACCTGGTCGCCGTACTACGCAATCAGGTTGACGACCACTGGCTCCCCGGTTCACTCGACACGAACATGGTGGCCGTACAGATCATGGACGCCGCACGAGAGAGCGTGAAAACCGGCAAGACCGTGGAGCTGAAGCCGCTGCCGTAA
- a CDS encoding MFS transporter, with translation MAGETYYADTYAPAERYRWTIGVLLGVGVLVNYFDRVNLSVSHDALVDSFGITPQVFGQLSAAYSWTYAACQLPTGVVLDLFGVRKVTLWSVLIWGIASLAAAFAPGIIFFFAARLLLGIGEAPTFPANAKAVGAWFPSHERSLATALFDGSAKLANAIGVPLLGLLLLEVGWRWSFGFTAVLSFGYMALFAILYREPGRFSMRNVIRTPSLVPGGDAAQIIAPPIPLGQLLRQRKIIGLAIGSGAYNYVFYLLITWLPTYLAQAQHITLQQSFLYTGVPWLVAAACGFLIGGVLVDALIRNGYNASTVRRTVLIGGTICGLGILGAAFAHTVSGALICITLSIGGLSAASPVIWSLPSLLVPNTSTGKVGGIVNFANQISAILAPIVTGYTVGATHSYTLAFAIPAIYIVIGIASYFVLLGRIEPIDVREALQG, from the coding sequence ATGGCTGGCGAAACCTACTACGCAGATACCTACGCACCCGCGGAACGCTACCGCTGGACCATCGGCGTGCTGCTTGGTGTGGGCGTGCTGGTCAACTACTTCGACCGCGTCAACCTGTCCGTATCGCACGATGCGCTGGTAGATAGCTTCGGCATCACGCCGCAGGTCTTCGGCCAACTCTCCGCGGCATACTCATGGACCTATGCCGCCTGCCAACTCCCCACCGGCGTAGTCCTGGACCTCTTCGGCGTCCGTAAGGTCACCCTATGGTCGGTGCTCATCTGGGGCATCGCATCGCTCGCCGCAGCCTTCGCGCCGGGAATCATATTCTTCTTCGCTGCGCGACTGTTGTTGGGTATTGGTGAAGCACCAACCTTCCCTGCCAACGCAAAGGCCGTTGGAGCGTGGTTTCCATCGCACGAGCGCTCCCTCGCAACAGCGCTGTTTGATGGATCTGCAAAGCTGGCGAATGCCATTGGTGTTCCGCTGCTTGGGTTGTTGCTGCTGGAAGTTGGCTGGCGTTGGTCGTTCGGCTTCACGGCGGTATTGTCGTTTGGATACATGGCGCTGTTCGCTATCCTCTACCGCGAGCCGGGACGATTCTCCATGCGCAACGTCATCCGTACGCCGTCGCTCGTTCCCGGTGGTGATGCAGCGCAGATCATTGCGCCTCCCATTCCACTCGGACAGTTGCTGCGTCAGCGGAAGATCATCGGTCTGGCGATTGGCTCCGGTGCTTACAACTACGTCTTCTATCTGCTGATCACATGGCTGCCAACGTATCTCGCACAGGCACAACACATCACCCTGCAACAGTCGTTCCTGTACACGGGTGTGCCTTGGTTGGTGGCGGCCGCTTGTGGCTTCCTCATCGGTGGCGTTTTGGTGGATGCGCTCATCCGGAATGGTTATAACGCCAGCACGGTGCGGCGTACGGTGCTGATTGGTGGAACCATCTGCGGGCTTGGGATTTTGGGTGCGGCCTTTGCGCATACCGTCAGTGGCGCGCTGATATGCATCACGCTATCGATCGGTGGATTGTCTGCAGCATCGCCGGTTATCTGGAGTCTTCCATCGCTGCTGGTGCCGAATACAAGCACTGGTAAGGTTGGTGGGATCGTTAACTTCGCGAACCAGATCTCTGCGATCCTTGCGCCTATCGTTACGGGGTATACCGTGGGGGCAACGCATAGCTACACGCTGGCCTTCGCTATTCCTGCGATCTATATCGTGATCGGGATTGCTTCGTACTTCGTGCTGCTGGGGCGCATTGAGCCCATTGATGTGCGTGAAGCTCTCCAAGGCTAG
- the ruvA gene encoding Holliday junction branch migration protein RuvA produces MIAHLRGRLLSKSPNAVIVDCGGVGYDVAISVTTFTSLPDEGAEVSLHINTQVREDAIALFGFTDRDEKRLFERLITVSGIGPKLGITVLSGLSAERLVSAIRGGDTAMLVKIPGIGKKTAERVVLELKDKLDDLQAAAPVQTSGFQGGPVVDDVLSALVNLGYKRDSAQRAVETAIAKHESSELTIRTDFDALFRYSMQAIR; encoded by the coding sequence ATGATTGCTCACCTGCGCGGACGTTTGCTCTCCAAGTCGCCCAACGCTGTCATTGTGGACTGCGGCGGTGTTGGTTATGACGTGGCCATCAGCGTGACCACGTTCACCTCGTTGCCGGATGAAGGCGCTGAGGTGTCGCTGCACATCAACACGCAGGTGCGTGAGGATGCGATTGCACTGTTCGGCTTTACCGACCGCGATGAGAAGCGCCTGTTTGAGCGGCTGATCACTGTCAGCGGGATTGGGCCGAAGCTGGGGATCACGGTGTTGAGTGGACTTTCGGCGGAGCGTCTTGTGAGTGCTATTCGCGGTGGCGACACTGCGATGCTGGTGAAGATTCCGGGCATTGGCAAGAAGACTGCCGAACGCGTGGTGCTGGAGCTGAAGGACAAGCTGGACGATCTGCAGGCCGCTGCACCTGTGCAGACTTCCGGATTCCAGGGCGGACCTGTGGTGGACGATGTGCTGTCTGCGCTGGTGAACCTGGGCTACAAGCGCGACAGCGCTCAGCGCGCCGTGGAGACGGCGATTGCGAAACACGAAAGCTCTGAACTGACGATTCGGACGGACTTCGATGCGTTGTTCCGTTACAGCATGCAGGCCATCCGGTAG
- a CDS encoding galactitol-1-phosphate 5-dehydrogenase — MKALMLEEYSKLQVKDVPVPEIGSEEVLIRVGACGICGSDVHGYDGSSGRRIPPIIMGHEAAGVIEKVGADVTEWKPGDRVTFDSTVYCGKCDYCQRGEVNLCNNRQVVGVSCNEFRRHGAFAEYVSVPARILYRLPEDFPMEEAAMLEAVSIALHGVNVTKMKGGESALVIGAGMIGLLTAQAARAKGCRSVMIADVDAARLKMAEEVGIPDTLHMSGKELIDEVLKRTGGEGVDVVLEAVGRGETVVASIECVRRGGTVTLIGNIQPEVPLPLQRVVTREVRLQGSCASAGEYPEAIRLMASGAITVKPLISAVSSLENAANYFDRLHAREAGLLKVVVAPNE; from the coding sequence ATGAAAGCGCTGATGCTGGAAGAGTATTCAAAGCTGCAGGTCAAGGATGTTCCGGTGCCTGAGATTGGCTCGGAAGAGGTTCTTATCCGCGTGGGTGCGTGTGGCATCTGCGGCAGCGACGTACACGGTTACGACGGCAGCAGCGGACGCCGCATTCCTCCCATCATCATGGGCCACGAAGCCGCAGGCGTGATCGAAAAGGTTGGCGCTGACGTAACGGAGTGGAAGCCCGGCGACCGCGTCACTTTTGACTCCACCGTCTACTGCGGCAAGTGCGACTACTGTCAGCGTGGCGAAGTGAATCTCTGCAACAACCGCCAGGTCGTCGGCGTGTCATGCAATGAGTTCCGCCGCCACGGTGCGTTTGCCGAATACGTCAGCGTTCCCGCGCGCATTCTCTATCGCCTGCCCGAAGACTTCCCCATGGAAGAAGCCGCGATGCTGGAAGCTGTCTCCATCGCATTGCACGGCGTGAATGTAACCAAGATGAAGGGCGGAGAATCCGCTCTCGTCATCGGTGCAGGCATGATCGGTCTGCTCACCGCACAGGCTGCACGCGCTAAGGGATGCAGGTCCGTGATGATTGCAGACGTCGATGCGGCACGCCTGAAGATGGCCGAAGAAGTAGGCATCCCCGACACGCTTCACATGAGCGGCAAAGAACTGATCGACGAAGTACTGAAGCGCACCGGCGGCGAAGGTGTTGACGTTGTGCTCGAAGCAGTCGGTCGCGGTGAAACTGTCGTCGCATCCATCGAATGCGTACGCCGCGGCGGCACAGTCACACTCATCGGCAACATTCAGCCGGAAGTACCGCTGCCCTTGCAACGTGTCGTCACACGCGAAGTTCGTCTCCAGGGATCATGCGCTTCCGCTGGCGAATATCCCGAAGCAATCCGCCTGATGGCAAGCGGCGCAATCACAGTGAAGCCGCTCATCTCAGCAGTTTCATCACTCGAAAATGCAGCGAACTACTTCGATCGCCTGCACGCGCGTGAGGCGGGTTTGCTGAAGGTCGTGGTGGCTCCAAACGAATAG
- a CDS encoding Gfo/Idh/MocA family protein produces MLRLMRLSYVFAVLFFLTVAVQAQQAATPIRVAIVGLTHGHVKGFLHNLPTSQSAKLVAIVESDAALAKQYRDQYKLDPALFYTDEETMIEKTHPDAVLGYGTILEHRKVIEIAAKHHINSMVEKPLTTTVEDALAIRDAARKNNVQVLVNYETTWYNSNAEALKEIQAGKLGTVRKVLVRDGHEGPKEIGVGPEWLPWITDPKQNGAGALFDFGCYGADLATVINKGATPQSVTAFAQTHKPDIYTRTEDDATVIVAYPEMQAILMPSWDWSFAVKNMEVYGNGGTMFTVGPGNIISRYKGQKVESAIYPAPNLPQNQSNSLDYLAAVLHHQIDPKGDLSSLETNMVVVQILDAARTSIKEGKTITLKPLPQ; encoded by the coding sequence ATGCTTCGCCTCATGCGTCTTTCGTATGTGTTTGCTGTTCTGTTCTTCTTGACCGTAGCCGTTCAAGCCCAGCAGGCCGCCACGCCCATCCGTGTCGCCATCGTGGGCCTCACACACGGCCATGTGAAGGGTTTTCTGCATAACCTGCCCACCAGTCAGAGCGCAAAGCTCGTCGCGATTGTCGAATCCGACGCCGCTCTCGCAAAGCAATATCGCGATCAGTACAAGCTTGATCCCGCGCTCTTCTACACCGACGAAGAAACCATGATCGAGAAGACACATCCCGATGCGGTGCTTGGCTACGGCACGATCCTGGAACATCGCAAGGTCATTGAAATTGCTGCGAAGCACCACATCAACAGCATGGTCGAGAAGCCGCTCACCACCACCGTGGAAGATGCGTTAGCCATCCGCGATGCCGCGCGCAAGAACAACGTGCAGGTGCTCGTGAACTACGAAACCACCTGGTACAACAGCAACGCCGAAGCGCTGAAGGAGATTCAGGCTGGCAAACTGGGCACCGTGCGCAAGGTGTTGGTGCGCGATGGCCACGAAGGTCCCAAGGAGATTGGTGTAGGCCCGGAGTGGCTGCCCTGGATCACCGACCCCAAGCAGAACGGCGCAGGTGCGCTGTTTGATTTCGGCTGCTACGGTGCTGACTTGGCCACTGTCATCAACAAAGGCGCAACGCCGCAATCCGTCACCGCCTTCGCGCAGACACACAAGCCCGACATCTACACACGCACCGAAGACGATGCCACTGTGATCGTCGCCTATCCCGAAATGCAGGCCATTCTGATGCCAAGCTGGGATTGGAGCTTCGCCGTGAAGAACATGGAGGTCTACGGCAACGGCGGCACCATGTTCACCGTTGGACCGGGCAACATCATCTCGCGCTACAAGGGCCAGAAGGTGGAATCCGCCATCTATCCCGCACCGAATCTTCCGCAGAACCAAAGCAATTCACTGGACTACCTTGCCGCCGTACTGCATCACCAGATCGACCCCAAGGGCGACCTGTCGTCACTGGAAACGAACATGGTTGTAGTGCAGATTCTGGATGCAGCGCGCACCTCCATCAAGGAAGGCAAGACCATCACACTGAAGCCGCTTCCGCAGTAA